CGAGCGCACCGCCGCCGTGGTGGACATCACCACCCGCAGCGGCGCCGAGCTGGGCAATGGCGGCAGCGCCGGCCTCACCACCGGGTCGTTCGGCACGCTCAACCCCAACGCCTCCTGGTGGGGCAGCCAGGGCCGCTGGAGCTGGTACCTGACCGGCAACTACAACCAGAACGAGGTGGGGCTGGAAAACCCGACCGCCTCGCGCCGGCCCGATCATGACGACACCCACCAGGGCAAGGCGTTCGCCGACCTCACCTACCTGCTCAACGACAGCACCCGGCTGAGCCTGTTCGCCGGGTTCGCCAACAACCGCTTCCAGATTCCGACCAACCCCGGCCAGGAACCGCAGTTCGGCTACCTGGATACCGCCGGGCAGGAGTCGGCGCAGCTGGACGAGACGCAGCGTGAGACCACCCGCTTCGGCATGCTGGTGCTGCAGGGCACGCTGGGCGACACCGCCTACCAGGTCTCGGCCGGGCAGCGTTACAGCGACCTGGCGTTCAACCCGGACGTGGCCGGCGACCTGGTCTTCAACGGGGTGGCCTCGCAGGTGCAGCGCAGCAACCGCGCCACCACCGTGCAGGCCGACTTCTCCACCCCGCTCGGCGACAACCACACCCTGCGTTACGGCCTGTACGACAACAGCGAACGTGCGCGTGCGGGCAGTACCGCCTGGGTGTTCCCGGTCGATGCGGACGGCCACCAGGCCAGCACCACGCCCCTTGTGATCCCCGACACCAGCGCCTTCCACGCCAGCACCGCGGCGCTGTACGTGCAGGATGAATGGCGCATCGGCACCGACTGGACGCTCAACTACGGCCTGCGCGGCGACCGCTACCGGGCCTTCGGCGGCACGGAAGGCCAGCTCAGCCCGCGCCTGGGCGTGGTCTGGAATGCCACCGACAGCACCACCGTGCACGCCGGCTACTCGCGCTACTTCACGCCCCCGGCCAGTGAACTGGTCGCTGGCAGCGACATCGCGCTGTACGACGGCACCACCAATGCGCAGCCGGCCATCGGCAGCACCACGCCGCTGTCCGAGCGCAGCGACTACTACGACGTGGGGATCTCCCAGCAGGTTGGCGAGCACCTGACCCTGGGCCTGGACGCGTACGACCGCAAGGTCGATCGCCTGCAGGACGAAGGCCAGTTCGGCGCTGCCTATATCTACTCCACCTTCAACTACCGCCGCGGCCACATCCACGGCGTGGAGTTCAGCGCGGACTACAGCCGGGGGCCGCTCAGCGCGTACGTCAATGCGGCCTACAACAAGGCGATGGGCAAGCAGGTGCTCACCGGCCAGTACAACCTGGACCCGGAGGCGCTGGCCTACGTGCAGGACAACTGGATCCACCTGGACCACGACCAGAAGCTGACCTCGTCAGGCGGGGTCAGCTACGCCTTTGCCGGCCACAACCGGGTGGGCGCGAACTACGTGTTCGGCAGCGGGCTGCGCTCGGATATCGAAGGCGTGCCCAACGGCGGTGAGCTGCCGTCCTACCTGCAGGTGAACCTGAGCGCGGCGCATGATTTCAACGCCGACAGTGGGCACCCGCTGCACGCGCAGTTGGCGCTGGTCAACGCGCTGGACCGCAGCTACCAACTGCGCGACGGCGGCGGCATCGGGGTGTTCGCGCCGCAGTGGGGCCCGCGCCGTGGCGCCTACCTGAGCCTGCAGCAGGACTTCTAAGCGGCTACCCGGTCCGCCGGCCATATGCCGGCGGGCCCGGGGTGCGCCGGGTCAGGCGCGGCGCTTGCGGA
This is a stretch of genomic DNA from Stenotrophomonas rhizophila. It encodes these proteins:
- a CDS encoding TonB-dependent receptor: MKPSALTAAIAFALTVTSLPALADAPATPAVTDLDAVTVSAQLDQARNTLSPDIGSSQYQITAEDIQKQPLGASAPLSQVLLQAPGVVQDSYGGVHVRGDHANLQYRLNGVLLPESISGFGQTLDARTIKSIRLMDGALPAQFGERTAAVVDITTRSGAELGNGGSAGLTTGSFGTLNPNASWWGSQGRWSWYLTGNYNQNEVGLENPTASRRPDHDDTHQGKAFADLTYLLNDSTRLSLFAGFANNRFQIPTNPGQEPQFGYLDTAGQESAQLDETQRETTRFGMLVLQGTLGDTAYQVSAGQRYSDLAFNPDVAGDLVFNGVASQVQRSNRATTVQADFSTPLGDNHTLRYGLYDNSERARAGSTAWVFPVDADGHQASTTPLVIPDTSAFHASTAALYVQDEWRIGTDWTLNYGLRGDRYRAFGGTEGQLSPRLGVVWNATDSTTVHAGYSRYFTPPASELVAGSDIALYDGTTNAQPAIGSTTPLSERSDYYDVGISQQVGEHLTLGLDAYDRKVDRLQDEGQFGAAYIYSTFNYRRGHIHGVEFSADYSRGPLSAYVNAAYNKAMGKQVLTGQYNLDPEALAYVQDNWIHLDHDQKLTSSGGVSYAFAGHNRVGANYVFGSGLRSDIEGVPNGGELPSYLQVNLSAAHDFNADSGHPLHAQLALVNALDRSYQLRDGGGIGVFAPQWGPRRGAYLSLQQDF